ACCGTCTCGGCCGGGATGTAGTAGTCGCGCCTGTAGTTGAAGGTGTGGAAGATGGCGTAGCCGATCAGGGCCGCGAAGCCCGCCGCCGCCAGCCACCAGATGTACCAGATCAGGGCGAAGCCGACGATCAGCGACAGCGCCGACAGGATGAATCCTGCGCCCGTATTGGCGGGCATGTGGATCGCCTTGAAGCCCTCGACCGGACGCTCATACCCGCGCGCCTTCATGTCCCACCAGGCGTCGCCGTCGTGAATGATCGGCGTCTTGGCGAAGTTGTAGTCAGCCGGCGGAGACGACGTCGCCCACTCCAGCGTGCGGCCGTTCCACGGGTCGCCCGTCTCGTCGCGCAGCTTGTCGCGGTTGATGATGCTGACGGCGAACTGGATCAGCATGGCCAGGATGCCGACGGCGATGATCGCCACGCCCACGCCCGCAACGATGAACCAGATCTGATAGGCCGGGTCGTCGAAGACCCGCATCCGCCGCGTCACGCCCATGAAGCCCAGGACGTACAGCGGCATGAAGGCCATCCAGAAGCCGACCACCCAGCACCAGAAGCTGACCAGGCCCCACTTCTTGTCCAGCTTGAAGCCGAAGGCCTTGGGCCACCAGTAGTTGATGGCGGCGAACAGGCCGAACAGCACCCCGCCGATGATGACGTTGTGGAAGTGGGCGATCAGGAACAGGGAGTTGTGCAGCACGAAGTCCGCCGGCGGCACCGCCAGCATGACTCCCGTCATGCCGCCGATCACAAAGGTCAGCATGAAGGCGACCGTCCACATCATCGGCAACTCAAACCGGATGCGGCCGCGGTACATGGTGAACAGCCAGTTGAACAGTTTGGCCCCGGTCGGGATCGAGATGATCATCGTCGTGATCCCGAAGAAGGAGTTCACGGACGCGCCCGAGCCCATGGTGAAGAAGTGGTGCAGCCACACCAGATAGGACAGGATCGTGATGACCACCGTCGCATAGACCATCGAGGTGTAGCCAAAGAGCTTCTTGCCTGAGAAGGTCGAGGTGACTTCGGAAAACACGCCGAACAGCGGCAGGATCAGGATGTAGACCTCGGGGTGGCCCCAGATCCAGATCAGGTTCACGTACATCATCGGGTTGCCGCCGAAGTCGTTCGTGAAGAAGTTGGTGCCGATGTAGCGGTCAGCCGACAGCAGGACCAGCGTCGCCGTCAGGATCGGGAAGGACGCCACGATCAGGATATTGGCGCACAGCGAGGTCCAGGTGAAGACCGGCATCTTCATCAGGCCCATGCCCGGCGCGCGCATCTTCACGATGGTCGCGATCAGGTTGATGCCGGATAAGGTGGTCCCTACCCCCGCGATCTGCAGCGCCCAGATGTAATAGTCGACGCCGACGCCGGGGCTGTAGCCGATGCCCGACAGCGGCGGATAGGCCAGCCAGCCGGTGCGGGCGAACTCGCCGATGAACAGCGAGGCCATGACCAGCACGGCCCCCATCGTGGTCATCCAGAAGCTGAAGTTGTTCAGGAAGGGGAAGGAGACGTCGCGCGCCCCGATCTGCAACGGCACCAGATAGTTCATCAAGCCGGTGATCATGGGCATGGCCACGAAGAAGATCATGATCACGCCGTGGGCGGTGAAGATCTGATCATAGTGGTGGGCGTTGAGGTAGCCCTCGGACCCGCCGAACGCCATGGCCTGCTGCAGGCGCATCATGACCGCATCGGCGAAGCCGCGCAGGAACATGATCAGCCCAAGGATCATGTACATGATCCCGATCTTCTTGTGGTCCACGGTGGTGAACCACTCCTTCCAGAGATAGCCCCACAGCTTGTAGCGGGTGATCAGGGCCAGAACCCCCAGGCCGCCGATGACGACGACGGCGAAGGTGGCGACCAGGATGGGCTCGTGGAACGGAAGCGACTCCCAGTTCAACCGGCCCAGAAGCGGCGATGTGGAATGTTCGACAGTCATGATCGTTCAGACGCTCAGGATTGCGACGCCGCGGGCGCGGAGAAGAGGGAGGCGAAACGCTCGCCCGGTTGGGATCGGCCGGGGCGCTCCAGCCCCTGGCCCATGACGCGGTTCAGCGGGGTGTCGCGGGCGATGTCCTCGCCGAAGGCCTGACGGCGACGGGCGGCCTCGACAGCGGCGGCCTCGGCCTCCAGCGGGGTGCAGATCGTCAGCACATAGGACTCGCCCGCGCCGAAGACGGCGTCGCCGCGACGGGCGTATTTGTCATAGACCAGCGGCAGGGTGTTCTTGACCGCCGTCAGGCCCAGACCGCCCTTGCGGTCGATGTCCATCATCTCGCCCATGCACATCTTGCCCGGCTCGACGCACATGTTGACCACGGCGTCGAACAGGCGGTCGTCGACCGAGGCGTAGTGGATGACGGGAACCTTCTCGCTGGGCTTCTCCAGCTCCAGATAGGTCTCGCGGTCCAGACCCTGACCGGCGGCGCGAACGCCCGCGACCCACTGATCGAAGCCCGCTTCATCCAGCCCGTGGAAGGCGAAGCGCATGTTGGAGAAGCCGTCGCCCGAATAGTTGGCCGAGAAGCCGACGTATTCGCCCGGGCGGTTGATCACGGCGTGCAGCTTCGTCTCCATGCCCGGCATCGCGTAGATCTGACCGGCCAGGGCCGGGATGTAGAAGGAGTTCATCACCCCGGTCGAGGTGATGTGGAAACGGATCGGCCGGTCGACCGGCGCCGCCAGCTCGTTCACTGTGGCGATGCCGTATTCGGGGTAGATGAACAGCCATTTCCAGTCCATCGCCACCACCTCGACCTGCAGCGGGCGATGCTCCTCGGCCACGGCCTGCCCTTTGGCGATGCGGTCCAGCGGCCGATACGGGTCCAGCAGGTGCGTCCCGGCCCAGGTGATGGCGCCCAGGCAGATGATGATCAGCAGCGGCGCCGCCCAGATCACCAGCTCCAGATGGGTCGAGTGGTCCCAGTCCGGCTCGTAGCGGGCTTCCTTGTTCGATTCCCGATACTTCCAGGCGAAGAAGACGGTCAGGATCATCACCGGAATGATGATGATCAGCATCAACACCACGGACATGACCAGCAGATCGCGCTGCTGTGCGGCGATGTCGCCGGCGGGCGCCAGCACCACGGCCTGACAGGCCGGCAGCATGGCCAGAAGGGGCAACAGCAACAGGGGGCGCAGTCGGCGCACGGCGGCTCCAGTCGAGGTTTGAGACAAGGGCTCGGTCATCGTCCTGCCCCCGTAAACCCCACCTCCGGAGTGCGACATTGGACAATCTGCCCTATCCCCTCTGCGATCCGAGGGGAGCAAAGGGACGCTTTAGCCATTCTATGATCGCGGGCGTGTACGCGCCCCGGTGCAGGGAGCCTCATGGTCATGAACGCAGCCAGCGGCGCGCCTTCTTCAGAGCCCCTTGAACGGGACGCCAGCCGGATCAACGCGCGAGACGGCAAAATCGACGCGGGCGAAATCGCCATCGGCGTCATCATCGGCCGAACGTCCGAGTTTTTCGACTTCTTCGTCTACGCCATCGCCTCGGTCGTGGTGTTTCCGCAGCTGGTGTTTCCCTATGCGGGGCCGCTGGGCGGGACGTTGCTGTCCTTCGCCGTCTTCGCCGTGGCCTTCATCGCCCGGCCCTTCGGCACGGCCCTGTTCATCGCCATCGACCGGCGCTTCGGGCGTGGCACAAAGCTGACCATCGCCCTGTTCCTGCTGGGCCTGTCCACCGTCTGCCTGGGCTTCCTGCCGAGCCATGCCCAGGTCGGCCACTGGGCGGCCGCCATGCTGATCGCCCTGCGGATCGGTCAGGGCGTCGCCCTGGGCGGAGCCTGGGACGGCATGGCCTCCCTGCTGTCGGTGAGCGCCCCTGAAAAGCGCCGTGGCTGGTACGCCATGGTCCCGCAGCTGGGCGCCCCGATCGGCCTGATCGTGGCCAGCGCCCTGTTCGCCTACTTCCTCAGCAAGCTGTCGGCCGCCGACTTCATGGACTGGGGCTGGCGCTACCCGTTCTTCGTCGCCTTCGCCATCAACGTCGTGGCCCTGTTCGCACGGCTGCGCATCGTGGTCACGCCGACGTTCCAAGCGGCGTTCGAGACGCTGGAGCTGCACCCCGCGCCCGTCGGCAAGGCGGTGCGCGAAGAAGGCGGCAAGATCGTCATCGGCGCCTTCGCTCCCCTGGCCAGCTTCGCCATGTTCCACATGGTGACGGTGTTCCCGCTGTCGTGGGTCTTCCTCTACACCGACGAGGCGCCCAGCCGCTTCCTGATCATCGAACTGATCGGCGCCGTCTTCGGCCTGTTCGCCATTCTGGCCTCGGGTTGGCTGGCCGACCGCTACGGCCGCCGCGCCCTGCTGGCGGCCACGGCGGCGGGCATCGCGGCCTTCTCGGGCTTCGCGCCCCAGCTTCTGGACGGCGGCCCCACGGGCGAGCTGACCTATATGATCCTGGGCTTCATCCTGCTGGGCCTGTCGTTCGGCCAGGCCTCGGGCGCGGTGGCCTCCAGCTTCAGCCTGAAGAACCGCTACACCGCCTCGGCCCTGACCTCGGACCTGGCGTGGCTGTTCGGCGCAGGCTTCGCCCCGCTGGCGGCGCTGGCCCTGTCGGGCAAGTTCGGCCTGGTGGCGGGCGGCGCCTATCTGCTGTCAGGCGCGATCTGCACCCTTCTGGCCCTGTGGCTCAACCGCGAACTGGCCAAGGGCCGCGCGGGAGCCAGGACCTGATGAACGGCGGGGGCGGGCGCGGCGCCCCTTGATCAACGCGCCACTGAAGCGCGCGAGGTTCATGCCTTCCCGGCCCGGTCACGTCTCCTTCCTCCCCTTGCTCCTCGCGGCGCACCGAATGGTTATCGTCTATTCACGATAGGATTTAAGCCCCCGCTAAGCCTGTCTGATCGCGTGACGTTAAGAGCGGCCCCGTTATCGTCACCTCGAGATCAAGGGTGATGAGGACGTCATGACCAAGCTGATGCCGGCAAAACGCCGTACGCTTCTGGCGATCGCCGCCGGCCTGACGGTCGTGACGGCCCCGCAGGTCGCGTCCGCCGGCCCCACGGCGGGCGGCTCCTATCAGTTGCGCGCTACCGTGCCGGTAGCCTGCTGGGTGCGCCCGAACACCGCCCTCATGGCGGAGACCGGCCGCATGGGCTCAGTGATCGAGGCCTGCAACAGCCCCGGCGGCTTCACGGTCTCGGCCCAGTACCGCCCGCTGGCGGAAAACGAGAAGGCTCGGATCATCTACGGCGACCGTTCGCTGGACCTGGCCAAGACCGGGATACTGGAACTGCGCCGCTCCAACATGGCGACCATCCGCACCGTTGATTATCGCTTCGATCACGTGCAACTGGACGAACCGCTGATTCTGGCCCTGACCATCCAGCCGATCTGAGGCGGCATTCTAGAACCACCAAGCGATGATCGCAGCGACCGCAATTGGAGCGACGTCGGTGTAAGCGAGCCTGCCTACCGCTGTCGATACGAAAGAAGGCTGATGGCTCCTGCGATTGCAACACTCCGGAATGATGGGGTACATGCGATGCGACGCGTTTGGGACGGTAGGGTCGTCGCCGCGCGCCAACAGCCCTCAGAGCGTCGCCGTCATAGGCGGCGCGGACGGAGGCAGTTCCTAAATCAAATCGGCTGCAACCGGCGCTTTGCCGCGCTAGCCAGGCGGAACAGTGAAGGCGACCAGCCGATCTCGACCGTTGACTGGCCCGTGCAGATTGTTGGTCGGGCCGCAACGTGATGAGCTAGCCGCTGACTGCCCCTTTTCCCGCTCGTCGCCGACGGGGGTGTATTAGCCCAGGTCCAATCCGAGCATGAGCTCGGCGAGTTCTCTGGGATGTGGGGGAACCAGCTCGGCCCCTAGAGCCGGAACGTGTTAAAATCCTCCGTTGGGGTCGTAGCTTCTGCCCTGCCACGGCTTTCATTGAAACGTCGTGCGATTTTTTAAGTAATGACGTTGATCGGCGAGCAATGTAATATGTCCTGTACACCGGGGTGTACAGGACATTTGATTGTCGACGGAGGAAACGGGGTGGGCCTGCACAACACGGCAAAGGCGCGTCCATTTGTCTTTGGATTGATTAAAGAAAACGACTGTTCTGAAGCTTGGAGCAAGAGTTGCAGCCGTGCGGCGATGATCATCACGCCCAGTCTCCACCTTTTGTGGTGCAATGAAGAAGGGCGGCGGCTTCTCGACATCGACCAAGATCTTGGAGAAGTCGGGAGTCGACTAAGTTTTTCTCAGCGCACCGGTGTTTTCGCCTTCGCCGCCTTTCTGGAGAACCTAGGCGAGGAGCCACGGGCCTGGGTCCTGGCGCGGCGCGACGGCGGCGGAAACTGCCTGATCATACGGGCTGTGCGGATCACGCTTGGCGACGCCGACGCGTTCATCCTCGCCTTCAGCGACACGGCAGGGTCGCGCCAACTATGGGCCGACTTCGGTCCCGCGCTCGACCTGACGTCGGCCGAGACCACCCTGCTGAAGCGGCTTGTCGACGGCGCGACGGTGACCGAAGCCGCGCGCGACCTCGGCGTGAGCCTGGAAACAGCCCGGACGCACGTCAAGCGGGCCTACGCCAAGCTGGGCGTCAGCAGTCGCGAAGAGATGTTCGCAAAGATATCGCCCTTCCGCATGTCCTGATCTGCGATCAGGGATCAGGCGACGGGACAGGACGGCGGCGGATCGCGCACGATGCGCACCACCTCGTCCGAACGCTCCGGGCCCGAGCGCATCGCCGTGGTGCGTCTGACCTCAGACACCCAGCCGTCCATGACATAGAGGATGGCGCGCGCATCGCGATCTATCCTGGTTGCCGCGTCGGAGACTCCCGATGTTTCGGCGACGAACGAGCGCGTTAGCAAGAGATTGCACCCGTCGGCGGAGCGGGACGCGGATTGTGCGCCTGACCTCGACACCTCGCCTGTACTCTGAGGGAACTGTTCGAAACGACCTTCCAACAATGGCTGCCGCGGCTGCATTTCCGCCAGCAAGGCGACGTCGCTCAACAGCAGCGACAGTAGGTCCGAGCGGTCAAGCCCAGCCGCCAAGGCGTCTCGTTCCCTCTGCGCCAGTCCCAGCTCGCTAAGCCTCGCGAGGTAGGCCGCTCGGACGGTTGGCCAGTCCGCGAAAGCCAGAGGGCGGCCAGACATGTCCGCAGTGATGACCACGTCCACGCCCACCCAGCCTTGAAGCAGCCGCTCCAGACCGGAATCGCGACTGTCGGTCAAGGAAGCTTCCAGCAGCCGGAACCGGAGGGTCAACCGTTCGGACGAGGCCGCCAGGGTCTCCAGTTCAAACCTCTGGCGGTTGACCTGACGGGCCTCGCTGCCTCCTGCATAGGACGTAAGTTCGGTCTCGCTGACGAACACGCGCCGATCGCCCACAGCGTCAGGCTGACGCTGCACCTCGAGGGTCGGCGGCGGGGTATCGGCAAGCGCGAC
Above is a window of Brevundimonas naejangsanensis DNA encoding:
- the cyoA gene encoding ubiquinol oxidase subunit II, with product MTEPLSQTSTGAAVRRLRPLLLLPLLAMLPACQAVVLAPAGDIAAQQRDLLVMSVVLMLIIIIPVMILTVFFAWKYRESNKEARYEPDWDHSTHLELVIWAAPLLIIICLGAITWAGTHLLDPYRPLDRIAKGQAVAEEHRPLQVEVVAMDWKWLFIYPEYGIATVNELAAPVDRPIRFHITSTGVMNSFYIPALAGQIYAMPGMETKLHAVINRPGEYVGFSANYSGDGFSNMRFAFHGLDEAGFDQWVAGVRAAGQGLDRETYLELEKPSEKVPVIHYASVDDRLFDAVVNMCVEPGKMCMGEMMDIDRKGGLGLTAVKNTLPLVYDKYARRGDAVFGAGESYVLTICTPLEAEAAAVEAARRRQAFGEDIARDTPLNRVMGQGLERPGRSQPGERFASLFSAPAASQS
- a CDS encoding MFS transporter, with the protein product MNAASGAPSSEPLERDASRINARDGKIDAGEIAIGVIIGRTSEFFDFFVYAIASVVVFPQLVFPYAGPLGGTLLSFAVFAVAFIARPFGTALFIAIDRRFGRGTKLTIALFLLGLSTVCLGFLPSHAQVGHWAAAMLIALRIGQGVALGGAWDGMASLLSVSAPEKRRGWYAMVPQLGAPIGLIVASALFAYFLSKLSAADFMDWGWRYPFFVAFAINVVALFARLRIVVTPTFQAAFETLELHPAPVGKAVREEGGKIVIGAFAPLASFAMFHMVTVFPLSWVFLYTDEAPSRFLIIELIGAVFGLFAILASGWLADRYGRRALLAATAAGIAAFSGFAPQLLDGGPTGELTYMILGFILLGLSFGQASGAVASSFSLKNRYTASALTSDLAWLFGAGFAPLAALALSGKFGLVAGGAYLLSGAICTLLALWLNRELAKGRAGART
- a CDS encoding helix-turn-helix transcriptional regulator, with protein sequence MGLHNTAKARPFVFGLIKENDCSEAWSKSCSRAAMIITPSLHLLWCNEEGRRLLDIDQDLGEVGSRLSFSQRTGVFAFAAFLENLGEEPRAWVLARRDGGGNCLIIRAVRITLGDADAFILAFSDTAGSRQLWADFGPALDLTSAETTLLKRLVDGATVTEAARDLGVSLETARTHVKRAYAKLGVSSREEMFAKISPFRMS
- the cyoB gene encoding cytochrome o ubiquinol oxidase subunit I encodes the protein MTVEHSTSPLLGRLNWESLPFHEPILVATFAVVVIGGLGVLALITRYKLWGYLWKEWFTTVDHKKIGIMYMILGLIMFLRGFADAVMMRLQQAMAFGGSEGYLNAHHYDQIFTAHGVIMIFFVAMPMITGLMNYLVPLQIGARDVSFPFLNNFSFWMTTMGAVLVMASLFIGEFARTGWLAYPPLSGIGYSPGVGVDYYIWALQIAGVGTTLSGINLIATIVKMRAPGMGLMKMPVFTWTSLCANILIVASFPILTATLVLLSADRYIGTNFFTNDFGGNPMMYVNLIWIWGHPEVYILILPLFGVFSEVTSTFSGKKLFGYTSMVYATVVITILSYLVWLHHFFTMGSGASVNSFFGITTMIISIPTGAKLFNWLFTMYRGRIRFELPMMWTVAFMLTFVIGGMTGVMLAVPPADFVLHNSLFLIAHFHNVIIGGVLFGLFAAINYWWPKAFGFKLDKKWGLVSFWCWVVGFWMAFMPLYVLGFMGVTRRMRVFDDPAYQIWFIVAGVGVAIIAVGILAMLIQFAVSIINRDKLRDETGDPWNGRTLEWATSSPPADYNFAKTPIIHDGDAWWDMKARGYERPVEGFKAIHMPANTGAGFILSALSLIVGFALIWYIWWLAAAGFAALIGYAIFHTFNYRRDYYIPAETVQATEDARTQALTAAAATQG